The Haliotis asinina isolate JCU_RB_2024 chromosome 3, JCU_Hal_asi_v2, whole genome shotgun sequence genome segment CCTTGTTTACCCACTATTCTCTAGATTCTAGATCGAGGATACCACCTGTTTTCGTTTGAACCACCGCAGTATGCTAAAGGAGAACCACCCATATTTTTCATCAAACACCGAAAGTAATAGTGTTGATGAATTTTCGATCATGGAGATGACGCGTAAAGGATCGATCTGTTCGTGCTGTCACGGAACCAAATGCTGCTGTCCACGCACACGAAGATCGATCTGCATCTGTCCGTGTATAGATAAACATTAGATCTGCGTGAGGATCTATCATAATAAGTGTATTATCACAGGACATTTTTAAtcagcgcacatatccacgcaactcGTAATGCTCAAAGCTCCAGTAGtatcaatctcaactcattTGGGGAGCATAGAACTCTTGCAGCCACGTAGCCCCGAATTACTGCGTCTGTCCCTGACGCAGGGTTGCAGGgcttctccctccctccccacccccccctctctctctctctcaactgATCTCTCTCTCCCAACTGATCTATATCAGTCACTTTGCATgtggaaacataatttcacaGGCATCATTCTGAGTCTTTGTTCGAGAATTCATCAAAATCTGGTGCAGTGAGACAAGTTTCCATAGCAAGCTGCCTCCCTGTTCTGTTTGATTTTATTAAACTGGAATTTTGTTCACTATACTTCAATCCCCCATGGTTACTTCTTAAGGAGGAATTCAGGTTTGgatctaagggaggtaactctacatTATCTAATATTACATGTGTACTGTTTGTGTGCTTGCTTCTTCGAGTAAAAACCCTAATCCAAATGCCCAGTGTTACATTTGTCCCGGGTATCACGTAAATAGAAACTCCCTTCATACTTAGTCTTAGTCTTTGAGCAGAGTGTTTTGGTGCTAAGATTGGAACAGGTCTATCTGGAATCCAAATTTAAGATTTTGGTGTTCAGTTTATTGGGGTCATTTTTAGTTGTATGCAGAAATCTGAAGTGAGGGTGAGACGTATGAATGAACATTTTATTACAATGAGGAGCGATGTTTACGTGTTGTTTCTAACACTTCATTTGCttgatgatgttaatagttCTGTAACGTTAGTGTTAGGTTCATTttcatgagcaccaatctaaaCTGTTAGAAACAAATCAAGCACTCAATAATCGGTACTGTTGGTTTAAACGAGAGAAATCAGACATGGACTTCTCGGACTCGGCTCACGAAAGACTGCAATCGGCCCAAATCCGATTTCACACGGAATGTAGCGAAGATGTCCGAGTTTCTACCGGAAGTGAAACTTGTTTACAGTTTGTTACTTGCAGTTCAGCTGCCTCCATGTGTTGAGGCAATGTGTTAGCTGAAATGTCAGGCGGGTGATACTACAGCTGCTCCGATGGACtaatgtgtaaatattcctTTGACTTATCCCTGTGCTAAAGGAAAGCATTTGTGCACATCACATGTTATCACACTTTCTTGTCGAGCGTGGTTGTTTACGCTCACACATGACAGCTCATTACACCTTCACTAGTTACAGCTTCATCATCATGCTCTGTAGATTGTTCTGGCTAACGGTATCACACTCAGCATTCGCATCTGTACTAAAGGTATCGCTGTACGTGTATTTTAAGGATACAATAAAGTAGAACATCGAGTAGTCCgctatgtattttattttaacaaatgtttgtaaaaccgcattttcttgtttcaagtgCGTTTCTGTTTGTTCATAAAGCAATACAAGTGGTTCATCGTCCTTAATTAATTTCTTAACAATTATAATGGAACATTGGCTGTATGTTTGTGCAAAAGTATCATGATTACACAACAAGTTGGTCATGTTTGCATTATTTACTATGCACACATTCAACCAAACTGTTAAATATGAGGacatactggtaaacacatatgagatgatccacgacctgacaaatgaccccaatttgcatacttgggaatgccccacagaacgatccacttgaaacaagagggagacaggttgtctgataaatatccagaagttcattttccatgtgcgtttcacgcatgaattgttatagcacactcgatttgggaacaggtacaatcccaacgaattgaatcaacacaatatactgagcaaatatgtttaggaccaccgatccatttcacgaagcaagtgacattttcctgtgttttttttaacaaaattgttgaatatctaaaatgcttgtcaatgccccaatcatctatttgtctttgtcttaactaaaggttagcgtggaatatcagtatcttatgcctgaaattgcagtcttatcattcgaaggaatatgcagtgttgatttcatgtcacgggtagtatgtattgcatgtgcataatcgtcaagctacctgtagcagccaagtgtactcgcacAATTCGTTGTAccacctctcttgtcacaaatgcgtttagtgcgcaggatcatctaatatgtgtctagcagtagtagCCATGTGTACTctcccaattcgttgtaccacctctcttgtcacaaatgcgtatagtgcgcaggatcatctaatatgtgtctagcagtagtagccaagtgtactcgcccaattcgttgtaccgcctctcttgtcaccaatacgtttagtgcgcaggatcatctaatatgtgtctagcagtagtagCCATGTGTACTctcccaattcgttgtaccgcctctcttgtcacaaatacgtttagtgcgcaggatcatctaatatgtgtctagcagtagaaTGGTAATTGGGTCATGGGCACTCAATGAGTCAATCTGGACTTGTTCCTGCCCCATTTATTGTAGATTTGTTTGAAATTCTAGCAACATATCACATATGTATTTctaacagcaaatgaaacaatacacaacataaaTTACAGACATGGCTTTATCATTTGTGATCCCATATTCATCTAGTGGAGAGAACATCATCCTAACGAGCGGAATGTCATAGTGCAAGTATCTGAGTACCAGTAGATGATAGAAAACTGGTTACTTACCTGACCTGACACTACTGGCATTTGTGAATAACACTTGGATTGGTCAGCTTAGAGACAGGGTTCGGTGTCTGGTATCTTGTAAAACTGTAACCTGGATCTCAGTAGGTTATGGATGTAGTCACATTAGTACAATCTGGAACCACAGAAGTCCAGTTATCTTCAACGTCACATTAGAAACTAGTTACCTCACAATGGCGTTATAAAATGTAAACGTTCAGAGTACATTAAACTACATGAACTTACATGGTTTGATCTAGAAGTAACTTAATCTTGAAACTAACTATCAAATAGTCAATGGTCAATAGTCATCAATAATCATGGAAAATCAAAGATGCTTGAGAATGGGTGTGATTGTAAATGGTAACGTCATTGTGGGGTTCATGCCACACAAACTCCATTATTTTAGCAAGATTGCacaagacaatccactgatcaacagcatgaacattattGTACACAAATGGGCTTCGATGAccgatcaaccaagtcagcaagcccgaccacctaatcccgttacttgcctcttacgacaagcaaggttgctgaagatcaattctaactggGATCTTCACAAGTAAACTGTGGTTCAGAAAATAGTGTATGGAGGACTGTGATGTCATAATGGTGATGTGTGGTTCAGAAAGTAGTGTTTAGAGGACTTTGATGTCTTGGACGCACAAATATGAGTTTGAACGCACCTGAATAACATATGAGGATCTTGTGGACTCATTGACTCAAGCAATATTAATTTCCTATCACAAataaaaaatgtacatctctgtgCATACACATCCTAGCGTATTGTGTTATTTCATGTCAAACATGACTGCAAAATGTTGATAAACTTTCCCGGTTCATAAAGTCTTCCGTTTCTTAAACCAAACCATTTTTATTTGTCATTCACTTTTTATGTCTAATACCCAAATCGGTTACTTGACTTACGCCCCCTATGAAGAGGCTAGGCAACATTTGTTATTTGGTTAGCTTGGGAATTTGTCGAAAACATCACGGCCTTGTGTCAAACTAAAAATAGCCAGGCACGCCAAGGGTATACGCCAGAACAGGGTAACGGTGCAAACAAATATAATACAGAATAAGTATGAAAACTCGAATATGGGCATTATTTTTCTTTTATAGACTCTAATAATTTTGAGATTCTACAACagactttttgttttgtttcttgaaaCTGGTCCATGTAAGTGAATATATAATTGTCCATGAAAGTTTCTTAGTTACCTTGTTCTGTGAAATATGGCACATCCTTAAAAGGAAGCACTGCGTTTGCGTAAATTTCAGAGCTCCCACGATGACAAGCCATCATGTTCAGGCAAGTTTAGTCAGTTGGTTTGACAATACTACCTCTCAAAACTATTACCTCCTGTAAAGGATGTTTCTCTTGCACCAGCTATCACAAAATGGAGAAGTGACAACAAGAGAAACCTCTTTTGCTGAAATGAccattgttgttgtagttgcaGTTCCAAAGAGAAATTTGATTTCTTACTACCACTGTGCTCTGTTGTTTATGCTATATTACAAACCAAACTATGGACCATTCCAGTTTGTTTTTGGACCCCAAATTTTCAAGTGAAGGGGTCCAAGGGAACCTAAGAAAGTATGAGTCAGAGCAGACACTGGAAAGTAGTGTTTGGAGGACTGTGATGTCCTAATGGTGATGTGTGGTTCAGAAAGTAGTGTATGTAGGACTGTGATGTCTGAATGGCGATGTGGTTCAGAAAGTAGTGTTTGGAGGACTGATGTCCTAATGGTGATGTGTGGTTCAGAAAGTAGTGTTTTGGAGGACTGTGATGTCCTAGTGGAGATGTGTGGTTCAGAAAGTAGTGTATGGAGGACTGTGATGTCCTAATGGTGATGTGTGGTTCAGAAAGTAGTGTATGGAGGACTGTGATGTCCTAATGGTGATGTGTGGTTCAGAAAGTAGCATATGCAGAACTGTTTGTTTTGCATTGGTAATATTTAAGACCCCACccgtcatttttgtttctctttttgTTCTGTGCTTGTTGGGTGAATTACCTTGTTGAAGAATATCATTTATATATCGTAGAATTCCTACGCAATGGATACTCATAATATATAATTGCAGCACCAACTCCTTACCATTATATAAaattcagcttcagcactttaTGTTCTGTTTTGTCTTTCCAGTGCTATCCCCCAACATGACCATGGTGGTGACAGTGTATGATTCTTGGCACCACTAATATGGATTATGAAAGTGACACAGAAAGAAAACTGTCTCCCACCTTGGCCAGATCTAGAGCTCTGGAGAATGCTATAATCCACAACAGTACCAGTGAATTGCAAGGCTTGCTCAAACACATCAATGTCAACTTACCTCTTAATGACCGCCAGGAAACTGCTTTGATCCTTGcagtcaaactcagtcatattGATATGGTCCAGATCTTGCTCAAACAGAAAAACTGTGATAAAAATTATGTGAACATTAGCAACTGTTCTCCGCTGGATCTGGCACTGGTGACAACTTTTGACAACCGACTAGAACCTCGCCATGAGATATGTTGGCAGATTGTGTCAGTTTTGTTGGAGAATCATGCAGAACCAGTACGCAAGGATGCCATGATGTATGTGATTCGCACAGCACTTAAAATTGAGGACAATGACTTCATCTTCCGTATTATCGACACATGCATAGCTCATGCAACATCCCTACTGTTCCATGACCTGCTGCTTCAGAAGCTGCACCGCCATCAGCCCATGTGTGCTGGGATCATAGACCCTTTCCTGCAACACTCAGCCAACTTCACTGTTAAACTCTTAAAGATTGTCAATGGTGAAAATCTGTGTGTTGTTTTCAATTCTTTAGAATACTACAAGGAATCTCACTGGGCCTGCAGAGAAACAAAAGCATCAGTATTTCAGAGACTGATCCTGTACGTCAGTGGGGCAGGCTGGCATTACACAAAGGGGGATGTAAGTGTCATCAAGAAGATCTGTCCTGAGACAGCAAGGTGGTGCTGGAGATATGAGAGAAGTCCCCTGTCCTTGAGACATTACTGCCGAGTGGCAATCAGACGAAGTGCCGCATGTTTTGTACCTGATGCCCTGGATCAGATGCAGCTGCCCGACACCATTAAGAACTATATTTTGTTGGGAGAAATAGACTTCTTGTTTAAGACTAAGGCCATGATGTTGGatgattttatgttttaatgTTCTTCATTCTGTGAACAACCTCAGTGCCATGTTGACCGCTGACAGGAAGTGAGTATGGCAGAGCTGGATACTGTGTCAGGTGTGGTGCTGATGAACAGCCAGGGTACTCACTCTCAGAAATAAGCAGGTATATGCTGACCTCCATTAAGTAGAACTAGTTTCATGAACAGAGGGATGGACGTTCTCAGGCAGCCTAGCAAAATATAACCAATGATGAAATGCATTAAGACAAACATTAAAGGTTTGACCAAACCATCTTTTTCTTCTCAATCCTAAAGTATTTTGTGGATCTGTATAGACAAATAGAACTGTGATGGTTAAAGAAGGTTCACTTGGATACATAGTTGATACAACAGTCAAGGTTGGTTTAGGCTGTTGGTGAACAGTGTTGGTTGTTGATGGATAGGGTTGGCTGTTGATGgacaatgtttgttgttgatggATAGTAATTGCTTTGATGGAAAATGTTTACTGCTGGTGGACAGCGTTGGCTGTTGATGGACAGCGTTGGTTGTTGATTGACAGCGTTGGCTGTTGATGGTTAATGTTCACTGTTGATTTAGGGCATTGTTGAGTCCCTGGTAAAATACAGAACAACTTCAAAACTTGACGTATCATGTAATGAAAGTTTATTCAAAAAAGAAGTCTATTTTGCAATCTTTTTTTACACAAACACTTACTGACAGGTATTGATTCTATTTGTTCATTATAGTGGGACCACATGCACAGGTCCTTGTGTCACTGCAatgattaaagatttttttaaaaaatataaatatttttagatGACTCAAACGCTTCACAGTAAAAATTATCTAGACAAGGACGGACACTTTTGTGTACCCCACCTGCCTGCTTTGCTGATTGCTACGTTACCATTCCATGCAGTCGAATTCAAATTCATCTAAACCTAATCATGGGTGATCGACCTATCCATCACCACTAATGCGATTTATGcagggtattaaaatgcacttcGTGCATCTGTGCATCCGtctgtgcacatttatcttttccagagcagaattttaaaactgttcagtattttttCACCAAACTGCATAGATGGATCTGGTGGAGCACTTAGGTGAATataatatttttggcattttctaTTTTTGGCATGGTTTCTATTACAGTGCATTGGAAACAAGTCTTAAATAacgggtcacaaatataatatcaactcaccaatgCTAAATGTTACAAGCGGTCTTGAATGTAGGTTGAACTttgacgaagaggcagacagatgtaaataagccgaatgatgacacaacaccAGCATATATGCAAGTGTAAGTCTGAGTGTGTGTCGTCTACATAACAACCagcttatatatacacagtcaatgaTTCTGGAGCATTTCAGAGAATTATGGAACCTTAGAGATTGGCCTTGTGTTTACCAACATTCAAAACACAcatcaaagggaggcaactctaaagcgttTGTGTGAAACTTTCTGTCGAAATCATTGCAAAATAACTTAACATAATGagatgacatgtaataatatgaataaCATGAGAAACATAATGCACTACTATGATATAATGCACATAGCaaacatacagcatcatcaagtcatcattcttttcttttcctttAATGTGTCTAATGACAAGcttgaacccttgcaaggtcagACTCCACCTCATACGTCTCTGAtgcttgttcttcattttgtgaagaaaagtgaAGGGAGTGTGACCAGTAAACACTT includes the following:
- the LOC137277178 gene encoding uncharacterized protein, translating into MILGTTNMDYESDTERKLSPTLARSRALENAIIHNSTSELQGLLKHINVNLPLNDRQETALILAVKLSHIDMVQILLKQKNCDKNYVNISNCSPLDLALVTTFDNRLEPRHEICWQIVSVLLENHAEPVRKDAMMYVIRTALKIEDNDFIFRIIDTCIAHATSLLFHDLLLQKLHRHQPMCAGIIDPFLQHSANFTVKLLKIVNGENLCVVFNSLEYYKESHWACRETKASVFQRLILYVSGAGWHYTKGDVSVIKKICPETARWCWRYERSPLSLRHYCRVAIRRSAACFVPDALDQMQLPDTIKNYILLGEIDFLFKTKAMMLDDFMF